GCTGCCTTCATGCCACAATGGCAGAGATGAGTAATTGCAACAGAGATGATATGAACTGCAAAGATGAAACTACTATCTGACCCTTAAAGAGTTTGCCTTCCCAATGAGCtgtcacttcacacccactaggatggctatcatCAGAAAGATGGACCATCCCAAGTACCAGTTGGATGTGGACAAATTGCAGCCTCAtgctaatgggaatgtaaaatggtgcgaccactttggaaaacagtcggGCCGTTCCTCAAAAGGGcgaacacagagttaccataggACCCAGCAATCCTAGCCCGGGGTGtgtgcccaagagaaatgaaagcccatctccacacaaaaatctgtacaagaatattcatagcagcattgatcataatggaaaaagggagaaacaaCTCACATgctcatcaatggatgaatgaataggtAAAATTTGCCATAGCCATACAATTGAATATTAGctgacaataaaaagaaatgtaacagtGACacttgctacaacatgggtgagcTGTGAAAACACTACATCAAATGAAAGATGCCagccacaggggtgcctgggtggctcagtcggttaagtatccggctgtggttcgtgagttcgagccctgcgtcgggctccatgctgacagctcagagcctggagcctgcttcggattctgtgtctccctctgtctctgctcctcccccgctcatgctctgtttagctgtctctcaaaagcaaacaaacaaaaagccaccCATGAAAGAGCACAGGTTGTGTGATTCCCCGTGTGTGACATGTGCAGAAGAGGCCATCTATAGAGAGAGACAACGGGTTAGTGATTGTCTCGGGCCAGGGAGGCAAGGGAGTGTTGGCTaaagggtacagggtttctttgggGGCGTAATGAATTGTGGCGTTGATGGTTCTagaactctgtgaatatactaaaggTCAATGGATTGCATACTTTCATTGGGTGAATTATTTGGTGTATGagttatgtctcaataaagccaTGTTTTAGAAGGGTTATCAAACTTCTGTTCTAGatagtcagggaaggcctctgagTAGGTGGCTTTTCAGCTTTGTTGGTAATTGGCTCAAAGCTCTCAAACAGTAATAGATGACATTTTACTGAGCATTcatgtaccagacactgtgcaaagcatttttttttttgagagagagagaggatgagaaacagggtgtgaacaggggaagggaagggagggagagagagagagggagagagagaatcccaagcaacttccacactgtcagtgcagagcccgacgcagggctccatctcacacactgtgagatcatgacctgagccaaaatcaagagttggacccttaaccaactgagccaccaaggtgcccctgtgcaaagcattttataattatcacctcatttaatccccacaaacACCTTGTGGCTTAGATACTGACAACCCCACTTAATAGATGAACAAATTGgaacacagagaggttaggtgacttgcccTCGATCACACAGCTGATAAACGGCAGAACTAGGATTCAATGCTGGCTGTTTCTGACTTCGAGGCTATGTCCACTGAGCTAAAATCCTGAGCTATACTTCCTGTCCAGTCTCTGAATTCCTGATGTTTCCCAGATCAGGAAGATGGCCCAATGTAAGCTGGAGGAGATGGGAAAGAGCAGAGCCTTAAAGGAAGGTAGGGAAGGACATGCTAGGTGTAGAGGAGAGCAATGAGCATGCTAAAGGGGTGTTTCTGGGCTCAGGGAGGACCCTCACAGGGGGAGCAATATGCTAACATAGTGGTTCCCAAACGTTAGAGAGATAGAAACCATCTACTGCAAGAAGTGAACGAGaatcttatttaaaatgcagattcctaggcCTCACTGCCAGAGATCTGACTTAATGGGTCTAAGTTGGGGGCCAGGAACCCAGTGTTAACAAGCTCCCTGTATAGAATGCAGAGGGTCCAGGGAGCACATTGTGAGGTGTTCAGCACCTTCAAGGTCAGCACAAGACTTCTCTgtgtgcctcccccaccccattttggcatccttcttttccctccttcctgatATCCCGTATCCCTGGCTCCCATTCTTCTGTCTGAGCCCAGAGACTCCACTGAGCAGGACAGACCTCCCgattttgttcttgttctttcctcCACTTGGTGTGACCGTCCTACCTTccttttctctatctctcccaaGAGGCCTCATCACATCTCCCCTTCCTTAGCCTCCTATTCCACAAGGGCCCATCTTTTGGGAGTCTGCTGAAGTGTCCCCTCTTTATGAAATCTTCTCTAACAACATGAACATTTCTTTactgcatctataaaatggggctgaAGCGCAAACAAGAAAATGTGCACAAAGGGCattgtaggcactcaataaattgtGCCTATTATTTTTATACAGTAACATGCCTCTTCTGATTCCcgttttacagttgaggaaagtgaggcaaagAAGGATTAAgaaacttgtccaaggccacctGGCTAGAAATTGGTGGTACTTGGATTTGAACTGAGGCATCAGACACTCAGCTTTAATCATCATGTGAGACTGGCTCTCATTGTGATGAGGCTCTACTGAGATAACAGATGCCAGGATtttggcacagggcctggcctgtggtaggtgctcaataaatacgggAGACTGACGTGAACTGAAAGGCTTCTCCAtccagggagaggggggagattACCCAAAGACTTTACTGACCATGACGTCTCATGCTTTTTATTCGACAAGACTCAACATCTTAAGATCTCTGATGAGAACaggatgtaaaaaaataattcagaaaagaaaattcagaatggTGTCCCACTCAAAGCTTGGTGGGTCCAAAGCCTGTCGATCTACTTCACGGAGGGTGATTGTGGTCTTTAACTTTTCAGAACATTAAGGTGGTACAGAGAtactggggaaggaggaaggataCATGGCAGTTGATCTGGGTGTTATTTTCCAATCAAGGCTCCATATGGAATGGAGACCCCTCCATCCTGACTCCCAATTCTCTTTCAGCTCAGGCCATTCACCTCATCTACCCTACATTGAGCTCCATACAAAACTTAGGTAAACCAGAAAGCCTCCCATTTGTACCTGGGATCTTTCTACAGAGTCAGACAGCTTCCCCTCTGAATCGAATCAACGGGGAATCCTGTGGGTCGCATTTCTTCCAACATGGAGGAGCTGTGAAAATATTGGAATAGTAAGTGGAATCTCCGGTCTTGTCCCCCTTCACAAAGCTTTTGGTGGCACCGAAGTCAAGAAGACAACAGGAGGAAGAGAACGCCGAACAATTCTATTGATGGAACCAAAACCCAAGAGCCCAGGATTGGCCCAAATCTCTGGAGAAACAAACAAGACAATTCCAGTTGGGTTACAGGTCACAAAAGATAACAAGAGTCACCACCAAATAAGACTAGGAGGCTTTCCGgaaatggaccactttctgaaATGCTTGCCGAAACTCTTTGTTAAACGCAGTATATATTATTGGATTGATGAGGGAGTTTAAATAGCCTAGCCAGGTGAAGAAGTCAAAGAGCGCTGGGTGGAGCCAGCAGGAGTCCCGGCAGATGGGAAGGACCAGAGATGCAACAAAGAAGGGCAGCCAGCAGATGATAAAGGCCCCCAGAATGATCCCCAGGGTTTTGGTGGCTTTCCTCTCTCGAGCGGCGTTAATCCTCTTCCGCTCCAGGACACTATCAGCCAGCTTGATTTTCACGTGGTTGAAAAAGAGAGGGGAGCCAGCCGCATGGGAATGCCCCTCATGGAGGCTGGAGCTGAGGGAGCAGAGCGAGGACCCCGCAGAGCCCGTGATGAGATGGGCCGTGGTGAAGCGCTTCCCATAGAGCGAAGGCGGATTCAGGATGCGGTTCCGGGCGGCCACGTAGATGCGGCCATAGAGGATGATGAGCAACACAGAAGGGATGTAGAAGGCCCCACACGTGGAGTAGATGGTGTAGGAGAGCTGAGACGTGTTCACCAGGCAGTCTGACATCTCCTCGTGAGTTTTGGCCTGCCGCCAGAAGAGTGGCGGGATGGAGATACAGATGGAGATGACCCAGACGGTGGCAATCATGGCGGCCGCGCGGCCCGCTGTCCGGCGTTTACTATACTGCAGGGCGTCAGTGATGGCCCAGTACCTGTCCAGGGCAATGGCACAGAGATGCAGGATGGAGGCCGTGCAGCACGTGATATCAGAAGACAGCCAGATATCACACAGGATCTGGCCAAAGCTCCAGGTGTGGGTGATGGTATAGGCGATGCTGACGGGCATGACCAAGATGGAGACTAAGAGGTCCGTCATGGCCAAGGAGCCGATGAGATAGTTAGCTGGGGTGTGGAGCTTCCTGGTGAGGAAGATGGTGGTAAGCACAAAGGCGTTGGAAAGGACCGTGGCCAGTGTGATGATGGaaaggagcagagcaagagagatCTTGAGGGCCCGGAGTGTCCCTGGACCCCAAGTCTCTGGGGTTTCTGTAGCATTCAGGGATCTGTTAGAGGCCTCCTGGAGAAGGTCTTTCAGTGACTGGCTTGGCAGGGACATTCTAGGTGGCTCTCTCTTCCCACAGACTTTGACACCCCCAGCTCCTTTCACAGTTGTCCTGCTTACAGAGCAAGGTTGCACGCTGTTGCACGCTGGTGGGGACCTTCCATCAGAACAGACCACAGTGATAGGACCTCGAGAAGACTTGACTATTTGAAGAACATTGAGACGACAGCTGGTAGTTAAAGGTCTTTCCTAAATGGGATGAATCCCAAGATGTCTCACTATTCTGAAAGTTTGTCCAGCAAACGGTCAAGCCCAGGGGACATGTGCTGAATTTGTTAGACATTTATCAGAATATCATACACCAGTGTGGGCAATGCTTTGGGACTCTTGCTTTTGGCATTTTGGCTCCTTCCAAAGCTTGAGGGATAAATGTGTTTAATGAAAACTTCAGAATTTCCCCCATCCTATTCTGAGAAGAGTCTGGGTTTCAGGTTTCctctggggagcttttaaaacttttaaaagaagtacCAGCAGATTCAGAAAAGCAGTCCAGTCAATAGCTCACCGTTTCCCCAGGTTCATCTTGACACATCATGTGGCACTTAACATCGGTTCCTGTCCCAGTGATCGGTTTGAGCCCGAATAGACAAAACATTCTGGTTACCAAGACCTGAAGTGTGCATGAGCCGGGAGAAGGCAAAACACACAGATCACTGTGGGTTCATCGACAGGGGCACATGTTCAGAGCTCTagggcttaaaaaagaaaaagaggaaagaggtttTAGAAGGACAATGTAGATACTTGAGATTAACCGTAAGTTTAAAAGCATACTGCTTAGTGCTGGCAATGGTGCAGTGACACTGGCATTGTCAGAAGTGTAGGGAGAATACGGGAGAGGGCaatgtgccccacccccacaattCCCAGAGGGGACAGAGCTGTTGGAAGCATCACAGGCTTGTTATAAATTCATGAAATCAGCTTTGTAAATTATGAatctgaaaagtaaacaaaataactccacacacaggaaaagaaaagaaaagaaacgaaaagaaaagaaaaaaaa
The window above is part of the Prionailurus bengalensis isolate Pbe53 chromosome C1, Fcat_Pben_1.1_paternal_pri, whole genome shotgun sequence genome. Proteins encoded here:
- the HTR1D gene encoding 5-hydroxytryptamine receptor 1D yields the protein MSLPSQSLKDLLQEASNRSLNATETPETWGPGTLRALKISLALLLSIITLATVLSNAFVLTTIFLTRKLHTPANYLIGSLAMTDLLVSILVMPVSIAYTITHTWSFGQILCDIWLSSDITCCTASILHLCAIALDRYWAITDALQYSKRRTAGRAAAMIATVWVISICISIPPLFWRQAKTHEEMSDCLVNTSQLSYTIYSTCGAFYIPSVLLIILYGRIYVAARNRILNPPSLYGKRFTTAHLITGSAGSSLCSLSSSLHEGHSHAAGSPLFFNHVKIKLADSVLERKRINAARERKATKTLGIILGAFIICWLPFFVASLVLPICRDSCWLHPALFDFFTWLGYLNSLINPIIYTAFNKEFRQAFQKVVHFRKAS